Proteins encoded in a region of the Pseudothermotoga elfii DSM 9442 = NBRC 107921 genome:
- a CDS encoding DapH/DapD/GlmU-related protein produces MLLSEIKGINFLKDGHFENFGKLGRIYLNNTISFINSEEYLKHINEKITCIVCTEELIKYFVDKDIGIVVSKKPKNTFYEIYYQLYLNGYFKYAENKISDKAYISPRAVIAKSGVIIGDDCVVEDNVVIREGSILEESVIVRNNSIIGCEGFEVANIFGVNKIVPHTGYCVLRKNVEILHNVCICKGLFKGYDTIIGENVKIDNFTQIAHAVKIGKNSEIAGGTVISGNTEIGENAWIGPNATISNGLKIGNSVHISIGAVVVNNLDDKRKSVRQFCLRTP; encoded by the coding sequence ATGCTTTTGTCAGAAATTAAAGGCATAAATTTCTTAAAAGATGGTCATTTCGAGAATTTTGGGAAGTTAGGGAGAATATACCTGAATAACACGATATCTTTCATAAACTCGGAAGAATACTTGAAGCACATTAATGAAAAAATCACATGTATAGTCTGTACTGAAGAACTTATTAAATATTTTGTCGACAAAGACATTGGCATTGTGGTTTCGAAGAAACCAAAAAACACGTTTTACGAAATTTACTACCAACTTTATTTAAATGGATATTTTAAGTATGCAGAAAACAAAATATCGGACAAAGCATATATCTCACCAAGAGCTGTTATTGCAAAATCTGGTGTTATTATAGGCGACGACTGTGTAGTTGAGGACAATGTTGTTATTCGAGAAGGATCTATTTTGGAAGAAAGTGTAATAGTTAGAAATAACTCTATCATTGGTTGCGAAGGATTTGAAGTTGCTAATATTTTTGGAGTCAATAAAATTGTCCCACATACAGGATATTGTGTATTGAGAAAGAATGTTGAAATATTACACAATGTTTGTATTTGTAAAGGTCTTTTTAAAGGATATGACACAATAATAGGTGAGAATGTGAAAATTGATAATTTTACTCAAATAGCACATGCTGTGAAAATCGGGAAAAACTCAGAGATCGCTGGTGGAACAGTTATTTCAGGAAATACAGAAATAGGAGAAAATGCTTGGATTGGTCCCAATGCAACCATTTCGAACGGTTTAAAAATTGGTAATAGTGTGCATATTTCCATTGGAGCTGTTGTCGTTAATAATCTGGATGATAAAAGAAAAAGTGTCCGGCAATTTTGCTTACGAACACCGTAA
- a CDS encoding thermonuclease family protein: protein MKIHIAFAMIFVVSSLCFALNVIELHRNGVTFLYAKEFAISLQSSQTALINRHIDGDTVEVRLNEKVKTLRIIGLDTPESVHPQKEVEYFARAASLFTKILLEKDGRVFLTFQYPDLLDRYQRLLAHVWYYAFDSSNEPVLVSHSLVLLLNGYGRALTSYRVDEPMRDFLLQAERYARENSLGLWGKIDENMVLQNLKSGFSTTPVSVGVYVEYKGQAEKVFVINLGGTELNLKGWKIESYGGQSFIFPDFVLKPRESVVISSGPKAAGTFIWTKIHIWNNSGDEARVYDQNGKLAGRYFYPMVFYLDHGVLNFEHISF from the coding sequence GTGAAAATACATATAGCGTTTGCAATGATTTTTGTGGTCTCCTCGCTTTGTTTTGCATTGAATGTCATTGAATTGCACAGAAATGGTGTCACATTTCTGTATGCAAAAGAATTTGCAATTTCTTTGCAAAGCTCGCAAACAGCCCTGATCAACAGGCACATCGATGGGGACACTGTCGAGGTTAGATTGAATGAAAAAGTAAAAACACTGCGAATTATTGGCCTGGATACTCCAGAAAGTGTTCATCCACAAAAAGAGGTGGAATATTTTGCGCGAGCAGCATCACTTTTCACAAAGATACTCCTTGAGAAAGACGGTAGGGTTTTTCTAACGTTTCAGTATCCTGATTTATTAGATAGATATCAGCGTTTGCTCGCACATGTTTGGTACTATGCTTTTGATAGCTCGAACGAGCCTGTCCTTGTTTCTCACAGTTTGGTTTTATTACTCAATGGTTATGGGCGCGCTTTGACATCTTACAGAGTAGATGAACCAATGCGCGATTTTTTATTGCAAGCAGAACGCTATGCAAGAGAAAACAGTCTTGGCCTGTGGGGAAAGATCGATGAAAACATGGTTCTACAAAATCTCAAATCTGGTTTTAGCACTACACCTGTTTCTGTTGGGGTTTATGTAGAGTACAAAGGTCAAGCCGAAAAGGTATTTGTAATAAATCTCGGTGGTACAGAGCTAAATCTGAAAGGCTGGAAAATAGAAAGTTATGGAGGGCAATCATTCATTTTCCCAGATTTTGTGCTCAAACCTCGCGAATCTGTAGTGATTTCATCCGGGCCAAAAGCAGCCGGGACATTCATCTGGACAAAAATACATATCTGGAACAATTCTGGCGACGAAGCAAGAGTGTATGATCAAAATGGAAAACTGGCTGGAAGATATTTCTACCCAATGGTTTTTTATTTGGACCATGGTGTATTAAATTTTGAACACATCAGTTTCTGA
- the katG gene encoding catalase/peroxidase HPI → MKSKERKSRKRWITDWWPNRLNLKILRQNCSDSNPYGSDYDYLKEVKTLDVDAVIEDLKKLMKTSQDWWPADFGHYGPLFIRLSWHSAGSYRIHDGRGGAKNGSIRFPARINWPDNINLDKAIRLLWPIKKKYGKKLSWADLIILAGTVALQDMGVKILGFSLGREDVFEADESPDWGAEQEMLSGKERFKEGELEKPFAATEMGLIYVNPEGPMGNPDPAGSAKEIRLAFSRMGMNDEETVALIAGGHSFGKCHGAGPSKDLGPDPSSSPIEQMGLGWKYTYKTGKASDTYTSGFEVIWSSKPTKFGIQYLKFLLEFEWELEKSPDGKNQWVAKNAPEMVPDPFDPNRRHKPRMLTADLALKFDPVYSKIAKKFLENPEEFEKAFARAWFKLTHRDMGPKSCYIGPYVPKEEFIWQDPLPKRDYELIDEEDIEYLKKQILNSGINISQLVYTAWSSASTYRDSDRRGGANGARIRLRPMNLWEVNHPYDLIKIIKVYEKIQKKFNEEQKNNKKVSIADLIVLGGCAAIEFAAKKAGFDVRVPFIPGRVDALQDQVEEEFYREIEPFADGFRNYFKDPYKIDESDISTTPEYFLIDKAQLLKLTVPELAVIVGGLRVLGAVYSYKNYGVLTHTVGTLTNDFFVNLLDMNIEWKQIDEHRYLFEGFNRKTKEPEFKATRVDLIFAHHDELRAVAEVYASDDEKEKFVSDFIKTWDKVMTLDRFDLKV, encoded by the coding sequence GTGAAAAGCAAAGAGCGAAAATCAAGAAAAAGGTGGATCACAGATTGGTGGCCAAACAGACTAAACCTGAAAATTTTAAGGCAAAACTGTTCAGATTCAAATCCATACGGATCAGATTATGATTATCTCAAAGAGGTTAAAACTCTCGATGTTGATGCTGTTATAGAAGATTTGAAAAAACTTATGAAGACTTCTCAAGACTGGTGGCCCGCTGATTTTGGACATTATGGTCCTCTTTTTATTCGACTTTCGTGGCATAGTGCCGGGAGCTACAGAATTCACGACGGCAGAGGTGGTGCTAAAAACGGCAGTATTCGGTTTCCAGCAAGGATAAACTGGCCGGACAATATAAACCTCGATAAGGCTATCAGGTTACTCTGGCCTATCAAGAAAAAATACGGGAAAAAGCTCTCTTGGGCAGATTTGATTATTCTTGCCGGGACTGTTGCCCTGCAGGATATGGGTGTAAAAATTCTGGGATTTTCTCTTGGCAGAGAGGATGTTTTTGAAGCCGACGAAAGCCCGGATTGGGGAGCCGAGCAGGAAATGTTGAGTGGAAAAGAGCGTTTTAAAGAAGGAGAACTGGAGAAACCTTTTGCTGCAACTGAAATGGGGTTGATCTATGTCAATCCTGAAGGCCCCATGGGAAATCCCGACCCAGCTGGATCTGCCAAAGAAATAAGACTTGCCTTTAGCAGAATGGGTATGAATGATGAAGAAACAGTGGCTTTGATTGCTGGTGGGCATTCTTTTGGAAAATGCCATGGAGCCGGGCCCAGCAAAGACCTCGGTCCAGACCCAAGCTCTTCGCCCATAGAACAAATGGGGTTGGGATGGAAATACACATACAAAACCGGTAAGGCTTCTGATACATATACATCGGGATTTGAAGTCATATGGTCTTCAAAGCCAACGAAATTTGGTATACAGTATTTGAAGTTTCTTTTGGAGTTCGAATGGGAACTCGAAAAAAGCCCAGATGGGAAAAACCAGTGGGTAGCTAAAAATGCCCCGGAAATGGTTCCTGATCCTTTCGATCCAAACAGAAGGCACAAACCCCGAATGCTCACAGCTGATCTGGCTTTGAAATTTGATCCGGTTTATTCAAAAATTGCAAAGAAGTTTCTTGAAAATCCCGAAGAATTTGAAAAAGCCTTTGCCCGAGCGTGGTTCAAACTTACTCACAGAGATATGGGACCAAAATCGTGCTATATCGGTCCTTATGTTCCAAAAGAAGAATTCATCTGGCAGGACCCTTTACCCAAAAGAGATTATGAACTGATCGATGAAGAAGATATTGAATATCTGAAAAAGCAGATCCTCAATTCTGGTATAAATATTTCTCAACTGGTCTATACCGCCTGGTCTTCAGCTTCAACTTACAGAGATTCTGACAGAAGAGGTGGAGCTAACGGAGCACGGATAAGGTTGCGTCCCATGAATCTATGGGAGGTAAATCATCCATATGATCTGATAAAGATCATAAAGGTTTATGAAAAAATCCAGAAAAAATTCAATGAAGAGCAAAAAAACAACAAGAAGGTTTCCATAGCCGATTTGATAGTTCTCGGAGGCTGTGCTGCTATAGAATTTGCTGCTAAAAAGGCTGGGTTTGATGTCAGAGTTCCATTCATTCCTGGAAGAGTAGATGCCCTTCAAGATCAGGTTGAGGAAGAATTTTATAGAGAAATAGAACCTTTTGCAGACGGTTTCAGGAATTACTTCAAAGATCCATACAAAATAGATGAATCAGATATTAGCACAACTCCAGAATATTTTCTAATAGACAAAGCCCAGTTATTAAAACTAACAGTGCCAGAACTGGCTGTAATCGTTGGAGGATTGAGAGTACTTGGAGCTGTTTACAGTTATAAAAATTATGGAGTTTTAACACATACTGTAGGCACTCTGACAAATGACTTTTTTGTAAATCTGCTGGATATGAATATTGAGTGGAAACAGATAGATGAACATCGTTATTTGTTTGAGGGATTTAATAGAAAAACAAAAGAGCCGGAGTTCAAAGCAACAAGAGTAGATCTTATCTTTGCCCATCACGATGAACTGCGAGCTGTCGCGGAAGTCTATGCGAGTGATGATGAAAAGGAAAAGTTTGTATCTGACTTTATTAAAACTTGGGATAAAGTTATGACTCTGGACAGGTTTGATTTGAAAGTATAG